In Bacillus cytotoxicus NVH 391-98, the following are encoded in one genomic region:
- a CDS encoding 4-hydroxy-3-methylbut-2-enyl diphosphate reductase, producing MKIIKISPRGYCYGVVDAMVIARNAALDKSLPRPIYILGMIVHNKHVTDAFEEDGIITLDGPSRLEILDQIDSGTVIFTAHGVSPEVKQRAKEKGLTTIDATCPDVTKTHDLIEAKKSEGYHVIYIGKKGHPEPEGAVGIAPDIVHLIEKADDLKTLEIPTDKILVTNQTTMSQWDVQHLMEDIKKKFPTAEFHKEICLATQVRQEAVAKQADVADLTIVVGDPKSNNSNRLAQVSQEIAGTKAYRVADVSEIQLEWLQGVEAVAVTAGASTPTPITKEVIAFLEQYDPTNPATWERKRNVPLQKILPRVKVKKQ from the coding sequence ATGAAAATTATTAAAATTTCCCCTCGTGGTTATTGTTATGGCGTTGTAGATGCAATGGTTATTGCACGCAACGCTGCACTAGATAAATCATTACCAAGGCCTATCTATATTCTAGGCATGATTGTTCATAATAAGCATGTAACAGATGCATTTGAAGAAGATGGAATTATTACTTTAGATGGCCCAAGTCGCTTAGAAATTTTGGATCAAATCGATTCTGGTACGGTTATTTTCACTGCACATGGTGTTTCCCCAGAAGTAAAACAACGTGCCAAAGAAAAAGGATTAACAACAATTGATGCGACATGCCCAGATGTGACAAAAACACACGACTTAATTGAAGCAAAAAAATCAGAAGGTTACCATGTAATTTATATCGGAAAAAAAGGGCATCCAGAACCAGAAGGAGCAGTTGGCATTGCACCTGATATTGTTCATCTCATTGAAAAAGCAGATGATTTAAAAACATTAGAGATTCCTACAGATAAAATTTTAGTTACAAATCAAACGACAATGAGTCAATGGGATGTTCAGCATCTAATGGAAGATATCAAAAAAAAATTCCCAACAGCTGAATTCCATAAAGAAATCTGCTTAGCAACACAAGTTCGTCAAGAAGCCGTTGCAAAACAAGCTGATGTTGCCGATTTAACAATTGTTGTTGGCGATCCGAAAAGCAATAACTCCAATCGTCTCGCTCAAGTATCGCAAGAAATTGCCGGCACAAAAGCATATCGCGTCGCTGATGTAAGTGAAATTCAACTAGAATGGCTTCAAGGAGTAGAAGCTGTAGCAGTAACTGCTGGTGCTTCTACTCCAACTCCAATTACAAAAGAAGTCATTGCCTTTTTAGAACAATACGATCCAACAAATCCTGCTACGTGGGAAAGAAAA